Genomic segment of Trichoderma breve strain T069 chromosome 7 map unlocalized scaffold00007, whole genome shotgun sequence:
CCTAGCTCACCACCCTCGTGGATACAACCTGGAGTTTCTGGGTTAATGTGACTTTAGGCATGTCAGTAGTCGATAACTTTGTATGCGTCGCCGGATCCCATACCTCGGAAACCCTCCAGGGGTAGAGAACTTTGTAACTAGATTATGCAGTCCTTCGTTATTGGTTGGGTATTTGTCTGGATAGAATCGTTGTAGCGAGCCTTCAAGCCACAAACAGGCCAATGCAGCAGGGGCTCCATGACCAGGTCCAATAACGAATAGCATATCCACGGAACTATCGCGAATGAGAAGGTTCAAATGCGACCAGATGAGCACGAGCCCGGGACACGTCCCCCAATGCCCTTGATATGACAAGTCAGCATTCGTACAGTTAGAAGAGCAGAATATTGTTTACCTAAGAGCCGTGGCTTCACATCTTCCAGCCGGAGATCACGTTCTAGAAGGACATTGTCTTTGAGGAATATCATAGCTGCCGGGCTGTTAGCAATACGCGTATGACGGCGTGCATTCTGAGCTGCTCTCCAAAGCACGTACCGCTAGCAATATAGCATGCAGCCCGTTGGAATTCTCTTAGTGAGCACAAGTCATGGCTGTTTAAAGGTGCCTTTGTCGGCTTTACGGCCAAATCTTCTGTTGAGGCCGGGAATTGGCTGGGCAAAGGCGGAGGGTTCGGTTGGTCGATAACTTCACCAGCCATGTTGGTTTACTTCACACAGTAATGTGCTTTTTTCGGTTGTTTAGAGAAGAGATTGGTGGTATTGCCAATCTGGCGACGATGTTGTTATTCATATCGCTGCTGGAATACCGGCACACTTTGTCCATTTCGGGCCTGCTGTGGAGATGCCTGCATAGTTGATTAAACGATTTAAATCCCCAAATGATGGCGACATGATTCTGTCACAATCTCTTGGGACTTCTTATCCATTAGCGATTTCATGACGTTAAGTGGACGTCATCCAACCCACTGCTCATCCAATACCGTCGCTATTGGTTCAAAAGTAGCAGGATTCTACGCATGTTCTGAGGAGCAAAGAGGAAGTAAGCACATATGAAGCCCAACATGTGGCCCTCAATTAAACAATTTGGCTATGCTAtgtttataaaagttttCATTTTATTTGGCTTTCTATTCATTCCCTACAATAGCTGAATTTATATGCTAAAGTAATGTATTTTGGTGCTCATGACGTGGGCCTTGAGATCATTGTTACTTGCTGATCTGCAGCACTAAATCTGCATACTATCACCACTGATTAGGTCCAAGAAGCGCCCCATGTATGAAGACAGCTGGATATCGCTAAGGACTGAAAGTTATCGATTTACAGATAATCCTTGAGTGTACTGATTATTTGATTCAGAATGGCGTGAATTCCGTATACAGAAGCCATTTGACGTGGTATGCGAGAATCACGAAGATAGCCAATGATAGGGTTAGAAAGCCGATGAAGCAAAAGGCGTTCATCCAGATGCCATTTATTGATACGTTACAGCTTTTTTTGCAACCGGCCAACTAGTGTTCTGAAGCATCGGCAGGGCCTCTCTTTGATGGAATTTCGGGGCCCATCTTGCTAATTCCTTTCGTGTCATGATATCCTTCGTGATCCTGCCGACTGGCAGTTCCTTTGCCTCCACCGCTCAAGATTGAAGTTGTATGCAATCTAAAGTGATCCGATTTACTCGAAGCTTCGCCACCGCCAACGCCGCCAGTTGGCAGCTGGACTTGGCCACTTTGAGCATCTCTTTCGGATCCTGAAGGTGCTGCAGCATTGCTTGGGCCGCCGGTCATTTTGTTGCCCCCAACACCTGCACTACCCAACCCGAGCTCGCGTGTTTCTTGAGCTTTATTGCTCCGTATTTGTGCATTGTTTGTTTTTGATTCGTTTTTCCGTGTGGCATAAAAAATGACACCAACCATGCTTACACCGGCGATGGTTGTCATTGTGAGCCTCTGTCTGGACATCTTGTAGTAGTGTGGAGGTGATTTTTGCTGGAAACTTTAAATAATCGGTAAAATGATAACAATGGGTTACTCAAATTGCATATTTGAGATTTTTCGAGCATATATAATATGCTGATCCATAGAAAAAGTTTGTTAGTCAGAATGTGGTGTAGATAACAGTCCTCGATGACGCATGGTCGAAAGTGAAAGTTTGACAGAAGGATGGAGTATGTTATAGTGATTAACCACTGACGTGGACGATGTCCAGCCTTATTCATCGAAGGGTAAAGCAGAGAGGCAGCATtataggtaggtagttgTTTGATGTCTGCTTTACATTATTACAGGGGTGTTGGCTCTTCATCAAAAGTGCGCTATTTGCCACCTCATGAGCGTTCTTCCACTTTCATTGCTTTTAAGAATGCTCATCGAGCTTTGCAGTCGTTAATATATCGTCATTTGTATTTGTTGGTACCGTTACGAGCGAATGTTCTTGACCAATACCCATAAAATTCCACCCATTTCGAGAATACACAACCTAGGCAATCCCATCCTTGATTGCCTTTAGCTGCTGCCGCCCATACATCTTTTGCTGGTTTTCAAAAATTTCCAGATTCTTGACTATATGCTGTATCCGCCTTTGTTCTTTGTCGTCTGACTCCGGATGATCACTAAATGTGCTTCTCTTTCGCCTTTTGCTATTACGTTTTTCTATCTCCGGAGCTTGCTCGCCATCCTTTTCGCCATCTGCTCTTTGTTCCGCTATAGTAATATCTGGAGAAGCAGTCTGGGTGATAAACGTATCCGGTcgtggtgttggtgttggtgacCATGGTGGATTGTCCGGCACGTCATTGTCACAGCTAGGTTGCCCCCAGTACGAGTTCTCTGCCCATTGTTCAGTTTATATCTTTTAATACAAATCAGCATCTAGCATATATACTGGTCCCTTACCAAATAAATAGGGATCGATAGGCTCAGATAGCTTGCACTCTGCAGGCTCGCATTGCTGGCCTAGATATGGGTCGACAGGATCTGCCATTCTTCTCTGTTCGCTGTATCGATCTCTCTCGTGAGTGTTGTGCTGAGCTGGCATATTTAAGCTGAAATCTGTATTCATCTGCGCAATGGCCAGCTGAGTAAAACTTCCTGCAGCCAGAGGCAGCTCCCAGTCTTCCATTCGTGTTGGGGGCAGGTTCGGCCAAAATGATCCAAAGAGCTGTGTATCGTATATTATTTGGCACAAGTTCATGCAAGAATATGATAACGCTCGAAAGCTTGAACGCTATCGCACGTTGCCCCTTCTTTAATATATCGACGCGTATTCGATCTCGTTGCAATTGGAAGGATTGCCAATGTAATAACGTGGCGCCTCTGATTCGCGGATCTTACATTCCATACGCCACGCACTCTTGATACATGGAGGCGATATTGATGTGTCAATGTCTTCTTGTGTGTGCATGTCCAAACATTCTCTTGTGTGAGGCTGCACTCTGCGAAGAATCTGACGCACTGGCTGTGGCTCTCATTCACAAATCTATCGCAATTTGTGATACTCAGATTTGCTAGCTATGAAGGATTCCATATGAGTTCATGGGTAAATAATTGATACATCATACCCCAGATAATTCACAGAATCCAGTAAACACATCAGGCAGAACATTCAATGTCTGGGAGATCATTCTTAAGATTGCCTCTGACAAGAGCGCAAGTGGCGACGGGTGGAGGCGTAGATTCCGTCATGATTAAACCATGCTAGAAGCTCTCTGAGCCAATCTGGTCCAGCCATCTGAAGCCATCATTTAACTTATGGCAAGATGTGAGAAATCGGTAGGAGTTGCACTCAAGGTTGGGTGTGGGTGGGTATAGCCTCTTTTCATTGGACTAGAAAGGCAGATCAGCTACTCTTTGGTTGTTATTGTTACCCTTGAGCCCGACAAGCTCGTGAAGGTGAAGCGGCAAATTCCACGCTTTCTGTATTCAAGAGAAAAACATGCACTTGCTGAAAGATAAAATGCGTTTGGAGAGAATATTTGGCGTCGGAATCTATAATATGGTTATTTGTTGAAGAGTGGAACAAAAGTGTCGAAATGTTCTAGCATCTCATACACGAACTACTTTCCTCTAGGAAGATCGAGTCTTGACGTCACGTTGAGCCGTGTGAATCTCGATATTTACGCAATAACTACGTATAGCGATGTAGAGCAAAGCATCATGGGGCTGAAAGAGCTCAGACGACGATTGGATATTCCCGCTCTTTTATTGCCATTAATTTCCTGAAATGTAACTTTGCGAGATGTAAGCTGGTCTACGATGAGATGACTGTCCAGTGTGAATCAGCATAACATTCTCTATACAATTTGTCTTTGAACAGCACGAAGCGGTGTTTCATTCATCCGATATTCCGCATAACCATTTTAAACATTTTATACTACTCAAGCGATTCACAGCTGCGTCCCCAATGCTTGCCAGCGCCAACACGTCGTCCATTAACAACCATGAAGATGGTCCTCGAAGCGCGGACAACGACGAGTCATGGATCTTATTCGTCGCGGGACCTACCGGATCAGGCAAGAGTTCTGTTGCGAAATTCCTCGCTTCAGAATTACAAGCTCGCTTCTTagaaggcgatgatgtgTGTCATTGGTGAATTGACTTTCGATGACTAGAAACATGAGGCTGACGCCATTAACAGCTCCATCCTAAAGCCAACATTGACAAAATGCATAGAGGAGAACCATTGACAGACTTAGATCGCCAGGGGTGGCTTGAGGCAATCAATGAGCAAGCGTCATCATACAACAAGCATCCATCCCAACACCACCACATGATAATTACATGCTCTGCTTTGAAGCGAGCTCATAGGGATATTCTGAGAGAAAGCTGCCAACGAGCCGGGTATTCTCTCGtgcatttcttctttctagACGCGCCAGAGTCTGAGCTGCACCGGAGAACAGAGGCCAGGAAAAACCATTTCGCAAAGGCGAATCTTGTCCACAGCCAATTCGATGTACTGGAGCGCCCGA
This window contains:
- a CDS encoding AAA domain-containing protein, which codes for MLASANTSSINNHEDGPRSADNDESWILFVAGPTGSGKSSVAKFLASELQARFLEGDDLHPKANIDKMHRGEPLTDLDRQGWLEAINEQASSYNKHPSQHHHMIITCSALKRAHRDILRESCQRAGYSLVHFFFLDAPESELHRRTEARKNHFAKANLVHSQFDVLERPRIDEYDATIISVVPSLDEVQSEALEAVTRLINKDS